In the genome of Erinaceus europaeus chromosome 8, mEriEur2.1, whole genome shotgun sequence, one region contains:
- the XRCC2 gene encoding DNA repair protein XRCC2 isoform X1, translating to MAAAAGGLSARKGGGAMSRDFGAESGTELLARLEGRTSLRELEPRLFAGEEGPAHGEILELHGPEGSGKTEMLYHLAARCLLPRAQGGLEAEALFVDADGHFDLLRLVAVLEWRLGQGPQLKGQEGQGQEGQGQEGLGQEGQETQGQEGPRRGQLLEGRGPGGSEAAVRTCLGRLRLLTCRSSTQLLLSLLALEARLCGAAPRLLLLDGLSAFYWLDRANGPGPAAQEAPLRACAQLLQRLARDHGLLLVATTQSLLPPRGAGDSDGAGDADGPRGARPYLCRAWQQAVGRSLLFSRPHGPAESFSILVRRPGGAPRRLAFRVGEGGLQFC from the exons CTCCTCGCCCGACTGGAAGGCAGGACCTCGCTGAGAGAGCTGGAGCCTCGCCTGTTCGCCGGGGAAGAAGGCCCTGCACACG GTGAGATCCTGGAGCTCCATGGCCCCGAGGGCTCGGGCAAGACAGAGATGCTGTACCACCTGGCCGCACGCTGCCTGCTGCCGAGAGCCCAGGGCGGCCTGGAGGCGGAGGCGCTGTTCGTGGACGCCGATGGCCACTTTGACCTGCTCAGGCTGGTGGCGGTGCTGGAGTGGAGGCTGGGGCAGGGGCCGCAGTTGAaggggcaggaggggcaggggcaggaggggcaggggcaggaggggCTGGGGCAAGAGGGGCAGGAGACGCAGGGGCAGGAGGGCCCACGGCGGGGGCAGCTGTTGGAGGGCCGGGGCCCGGGGGGCTCGGAGGCCGCGGTGCGCACCTGCCTGGGCCGCCTGCGTCTGCTCACCTGCCGGAGCAGCACCCAGCTGCTACTGTCCCTGCTGGCCCTGGAAGCGCGCCTGTGTGGGGCGGCCCCGCGCCTGCTGCTGCTGGACGGACTGTCGGCCTTCTACTGGCTGGACCGCGCCAACGGCCCCGGCCCCGCTGCCCAGGAGGCCCCGCTGCGGGCGTGCGCCCAGCTGCTGCAGCGCCTGGCCCGGGACCACGGCCTGCTGCTCGTGGCCACCACGCAGAGCCTGCTGCCACCCCGTGGGGCCGGGGACTCTGACGGGGCCGGGGACGCGGACGGGCCTCGGGGTGCCCGGCCCTACCTGTGCCGCGCCTGGCAGCAGGCCGTGGGGCGCTCCCTGCTCTTCTCCCGGCCACACGGCCCCGCCGAGTCCTTCTCCATCCTCGTCCGCAGGCCCGGGGGCGCCCCCCGCAGGCTGGCCTTCCGCGTCGGGGAGGGCGGGCTGCAGTTTTGCTGA
- the XRCC2 gene encoding DNA repair protein XRCC2 isoform X2 has translation MSWGWAVVHPVKHTWYGAQGPGFEPQLQGGCCTSGEAGLQLLARLEGRTSLRELEPRLFAGEEGPAHGEILELHGPEGSGKTEMLYHLAARCLLPRAQGGLEAEALFVDADGHFDLLRLVAVLEWRLGQGPQLKGQEGQGQEGQGQEGLGQEGQETQGQEGPRRGQLLEGRGPGGSEAAVRTCLGRLRLLTCRSSTQLLLSLLALEARLCGAAPRLLLLDGLSAFYWLDRANGPGPAAQEAPLRACAQLLQRLARDHGLLLVATTQSLLPPRGAGDSDGAGDADGPRGARPYLCRAWQQAVGRSLLFSRPHGPAESFSILVRRPGGAPRRLAFRVGEGGLQFC, from the exons ATGtcgtggggctgggcagtggtgcacccggttaagcacacatggtacggtgcgcaaggacccgggttcgaaccccagctgcaggggggatgctgcacaagtggggaagcagggctgcag CTCCTCGCCCGACTGGAAGGCAGGACCTCGCTGAGAGAGCTGGAGCCTCGCCTGTTCGCCGGGGAAGAAGGCCCTGCACACG GTGAGATCCTGGAGCTCCATGGCCCCGAGGGCTCGGGCAAGACAGAGATGCTGTACCACCTGGCCGCACGCTGCCTGCTGCCGAGAGCCCAGGGCGGCCTGGAGGCGGAGGCGCTGTTCGTGGACGCCGATGGCCACTTTGACCTGCTCAGGCTGGTGGCGGTGCTGGAGTGGAGGCTGGGGCAGGGGCCGCAGTTGAaggggcaggaggggcaggggcaggaggggcaggggcaggaggggCTGGGGCAAGAGGGGCAGGAGACGCAGGGGCAGGAGGGCCCACGGCGGGGGCAGCTGTTGGAGGGCCGGGGCCCGGGGGGCTCGGAGGCCGCGGTGCGCACCTGCCTGGGCCGCCTGCGTCTGCTCACCTGCCGGAGCAGCACCCAGCTGCTACTGTCCCTGCTGGCCCTGGAAGCGCGCCTGTGTGGGGCGGCCCCGCGCCTGCTGCTGCTGGACGGACTGTCGGCCTTCTACTGGCTGGACCGCGCCAACGGCCCCGGCCCCGCTGCCCAGGAGGCCCCGCTGCGGGCGTGCGCCCAGCTGCTGCAGCGCCTGGCCCGGGACCACGGCCTGCTGCTCGTGGCCACCACGCAGAGCCTGCTGCCACCCCGTGGGGCCGGGGACTCTGACGGGGCCGGGGACGCGGACGGGCCTCGGGGTGCCCGGCCCTACCTGTGCCGCGCCTGGCAGCAGGCCGTGGGGCGCTCCCTGCTCTTCTCCCGGCCACACGGCCCCGCCGAGTCCTTCTCCATCCTCGTCCGCAGGCCCGGGGGCGCCCCCCGCAGGCTGGCCTTCCGCGTCGGGGAGGGCGGGCTGCAGTTTTGCTGA
- the XRCC2 gene encoding DNA repair protein XRCC2 isoform X3, with protein sequence MLLARLEGRTSLRELEPRLFAGEEGPAHGEILELHGPEGSGKTEMLYHLAARCLLPRAQGGLEAEALFVDADGHFDLLRLVAVLEWRLGQGPQLKGQEGQGQEGQGQEGLGQEGQETQGQEGPRRGQLLEGRGPGGSEAAVRTCLGRLRLLTCRSSTQLLLSLLALEARLCGAAPRLLLLDGLSAFYWLDRANGPGPAAQEAPLRACAQLLQRLARDHGLLLVATTQSLLPPRGAGDSDGAGDADGPRGARPYLCRAWQQAVGRSLLFSRPHGPAESFSILVRRPGGAPRRLAFRVGEGGLQFC encoded by the exons atg CTCCTCGCCCGACTGGAAGGCAGGACCTCGCTGAGAGAGCTGGAGCCTCGCCTGTTCGCCGGGGAAGAAGGCCCTGCACACG GTGAGATCCTGGAGCTCCATGGCCCCGAGGGCTCGGGCAAGACAGAGATGCTGTACCACCTGGCCGCACGCTGCCTGCTGCCGAGAGCCCAGGGCGGCCTGGAGGCGGAGGCGCTGTTCGTGGACGCCGATGGCCACTTTGACCTGCTCAGGCTGGTGGCGGTGCTGGAGTGGAGGCTGGGGCAGGGGCCGCAGTTGAaggggcaggaggggcaggggcaggaggggcaggggcaggaggggCTGGGGCAAGAGGGGCAGGAGACGCAGGGGCAGGAGGGCCCACGGCGGGGGCAGCTGTTGGAGGGCCGGGGCCCGGGGGGCTCGGAGGCCGCGGTGCGCACCTGCCTGGGCCGCCTGCGTCTGCTCACCTGCCGGAGCAGCACCCAGCTGCTACTGTCCCTGCTGGCCCTGGAAGCGCGCCTGTGTGGGGCGGCCCCGCGCCTGCTGCTGCTGGACGGACTGTCGGCCTTCTACTGGCTGGACCGCGCCAACGGCCCCGGCCCCGCTGCCCAGGAGGCCCCGCTGCGGGCGTGCGCCCAGCTGCTGCAGCGCCTGGCCCGGGACCACGGCCTGCTGCTCGTGGCCACCACGCAGAGCCTGCTGCCACCCCGTGGGGCCGGGGACTCTGACGGGGCCGGGGACGCGGACGGGCCTCGGGGTGCCCGGCCCTACCTGTGCCGCGCCTGGCAGCAGGCCGTGGGGCGCTCCCTGCTCTTCTCCCGGCCACACGGCCCCGCCGAGTCCTTCTCCATCCTCGTCCGCAGGCCCGGGGGCGCCCCCCGCAGGCTGGCCTTCCGCGTCGGGGAGGGCGGGCTGCAGTTTTGCTGA